A window of the Fragaria vesca subsp. vesca unplaced genomic scaffold, FraVesHawaii_1.0 scf0513126, whole genome shotgun sequence genome harbors these coding sequences:
- the LOC101311642 gene encoding putative ribonuclease H protein At1g65750-like, whose amino-acid sequence MVKEFLPEDVKLKILSMHAGGIQSGDDTIIWKLSHNGKFTVKSAYHSLFLNSETEPWPWDFIWKLQVPPKVKIFLWTLIHDRLLTNKARVRRGLAIDALCPRCNFPLESLDHLFKDCTISTRIWSALHSPTCIKILGLFVLEESFGMIEVNG is encoded by the exons ATGGTAAAAGAATTTCTTCCCGAGGATGTGAAGCTGAAAATTTTGAGTATGCATGCAGGAGGCATCCAAAGTGGTGATGACACAATCATATGGAAGTTATCTCATAACGGTAAGTTTACTGTTAAATCTGCTTATCATTCTCTTTTCCTGAACTCTGAGACTGAACCTTGGCCATGGGACTTTATTTGGAAACTTCAAGTTCCTCCAAAAGTGAAAATTTTTCTGTGGACCCTTATTCATGATCGATTGTTGACAAATAAAGCAAGGGTTCGTAGAGGTTTGGCTATAGATGCTCTTTGTCCAAGATGCAACTTCCCTCTTGAATCCTTGGACCATCTCTTCAAAGATTGCACTATTTCAACGCGGATTTGGTCTGCTCTTCATTCCCCAA CTTGCATAAAAATACTAGGATTATTTGTGCTGGAGGAGTCCTTCGGAATGATAGAGGTGAATGGTTGA